The DNA segment CGTAAGCCACCATGCAGAGGATGGGACGGATTCTTTTCCCCGCGGCCAGGACGGAATAACGCATGGCCTGGTGCAGGCGCTGAGGGGAATCGCTTTCGGGCGGCAGGTAATAATCAAGCAAACGGTCGATTTCAGCCTGTTTTTGCTGAAGATAATCAATGCCTGTCGGGGCCATGTTAATCGCCATTTTCCCTTTCCTCATCAAAAGCTCTTTCGATCATCTCCTGATTCTTTTCTTTTAGAATTAAAATCCTCTTTTCCGAATCGGATAATTTTCGACTGCAGAAGGCCGCAATTTGGATTCCCTCGGTATATAAATCAATGGCCTCCTCCAAGCTGGCATCACCCGCTTCCAGTTGTCCGGTAATTTCCTCCAGGCGTTCCAGAGCTGTTTCAAAATCCTTGAATTCGATTTTCGGTTCCGTCATGATTATCAATTCTTGCTTATTCTTTTTACCAGGGCCTCAATTTTCCCGTCGCTTAAGACCGCCTCCATCGATTGGCCGATCTCAACACCGCCGACCGATTTAATCGGCTTGCCCGAGGAAATATCATTGAGAACGGCATAGCCCCGCTTCAA comes from the Candidatus Zixiibacteriota bacterium genome and includes:
- the xseB gene encoding exodeoxyribonuclease VII small subunit; protein product: MTEPKIEFKDFETALERLEEITGQLEAGDASLEEAIDLYTEGIQIAAFCSRKLSDSEKRILILKEKNQEMIERAFDEERENGD